The Toxorhynchites rutilus septentrionalis strain SRP chromosome 3, ASM2978413v1, whole genome shotgun sequence genome includes a region encoding these proteins:
- the LOC129773412 gene encoding uncharacterized protein LOC129773412 isoform X2 — translation MCCIFIKSHFVIIVTKVIVICFLSIIPWPGPSVFKISCSRDSSRVVRKIVQSKWLPILEKYQVQLPLECPFHPLRDIFGPQQSAKKQHRPSQWTCGFCGKSFFEEKHLDMHFESRHRSNINMAEDAVCLADYCDMMRCEVLIAKDATLSFGGDPNMMSTDIEVWSESTAYRTALSTSGPRDLAKVPVRKSFFPKILQTLKNDILNGHKTQTSSLEENQLANCDASEHRKRRANKHSPDEDVLDQLVNVDDDGDDEDEEDEEDEDDDENDNDNNATSQCDQNLVDSSLPPVDRKQQNLSAMQRMKANCKSEELDQLKTRCEILVRDCIVGLLVQLSLEDFKSMEEELNRAVCWYLSCERYWEDGPLDQRPFPWGLVFVLVMVLSLGVCLCYYIIWILFDEDHSPIGSNQITAHPSPTHGRHYLQPQSASIYHLQDGGHSATSLNSLGQMSNINVATTGASSGTDLQHTPQIHAAQVQYGDEGGYGYTAEGTNATVADGAAILSGTAGGTEFSELGQSEHYIYVTYPPELKRRLLESCYNRTTRL, via the exons ATGTGTTGCATTTTTATAAAATCCCATTTTGTAATCATTGTAACAAAG GTGATAGTGATTTGCTTCCTGTCGATTATACCATGGCCCGGCCCGAGCGTCTTCAAAATATCCTGCTCAAGGGACAGCTCCCGTGTGGTGCGAaagatagtgcaatcgaaatgGTTGCCTATTCTGGAGAAGTACCAGGTCCAACTCCCTCTCGAGTGCCCGTTTCACCCACTGCGCGATATCTTTGGGCCGCAGCAAAGCGCTAAGAAACAGCACCGCCCCAGCCAGTGGACCTGTGGGTTCTGTGGAAAGAGTTTCTTCGAGGAAAAACACCTCGACATGCACTTTGAAAGCCGCCACCGGAGCAACATCAACATGGCGGAAGATGCCGTCTGCCTGGCGGATTACTGCGACATGATGCGTTGTGAAGTACTCATTGCGAAGGACGCAACGCTCTCGTTCGGTGGGGACCCGAACATGATGTCCACCGACATCGAGGTGTGGAGCGAGTCCACCGCATACCGAACGGCGCTCTCAACTTCCGGTCCAAGAGATTTGGCGAAAGTGCCAGTGAG gaAATCATTCTTCCCTAAGATACTACAAACGCTTAAAAATGATATCCTAAATGGGCACAAAACACAAACATCTTCACTCGAGGAGAATCAGCTTGCAAATTGCGATGCTTCCGAACATCGTAAACGCCGAGCGAACAAACATTCTCCCGACGAAG ATGTACTCGATCAACTAGTTAATGTTGACGATGATGGCGACGATGAGGACGAAGAGGATGAGGAGGATGAAGACGACGATGAAAATGATAACGACAATAACGCGACATCGCAGTGCGATCAAAATCTTGTCGACTCCTCGTTGCCACCCGTTGATCGAAAGCAGCAGAATTTGTCGGCAATGCAACGAATGAAAGCTAACTGCAAGTCGGAGGAGCTTGATCAgttgaaaactcgttgtgaaatACTGGTCCGCGATTGCATCGTTGGACTGCTGGTACAGTTATCTCTAGAAGACTTCAAAAGCATGGAAGAAGAGTTGAACCGGGCGGTCTGTTGGTACTTGTCGTGCGAACGATACTGGGAGGATGGACCGTTAGACCAGAGACCCTTCCCATGGGGATTGGTATTTGTGCTAGTGATGGTTCTGTCACTGGGGGTCTGTCTGTGCTACTACATCATATGGATTTTATTTGA TGAGGACCACAGCCCAATTGGAAGCAATCAAATTACTGCTCACCCAAGTCCCACCCATGGAAGACACTATTTGCAGCCCCAGTCGGCTAGTATCTACCATCTGCAAGACGGTGGCCACTCCGCCACTAGTCTCAACAGTCTAGGCCAGATGTCTAACATAAACGTCGCAACGACAGGAGCTTCAAGTGGAACTGATCTGCAACATACACCACAGATCCACGCTGCACAAGTACAATATGGCGACGAAGGCGGGTACGGATACACGGCTGAGGGAACGAACGCAACCGTGGCAGACGGTGCGGCCATCCTAAGTGGGACAGCCGGTGGAACCGAATTTAGCGAGCTAGGACAAAGCGAACACTACATCTACGTTACCTATCCGCCAGAACTGAAACGAAGACTACTAGAAAG
- the LOC129773412 gene encoding uncharacterized protein LOC129773412 isoform X1, which yields MCCIFIKSHFVIIVTKVIVICFLSIIPWPGPSVFKISCSRDSSRVVRKIVQSKWLPILEKYQVQLPLECPFHPLRDIFGPQQSAKKQHRPSQWTCGFCGKSFFEEKHLDMHFESRHRSNINMAEDAVCLADYCDMMRCEVLIAKDATLSFGGDPNMMSTDIEVWSESTAYRTALSTSGPRDLAKVPVRKSFFPKILQTLKNDILNGHKTQTSSLEENQLANCDASEHRKRRANKHSPDEDVLDQLVNVDDDGDDEDEEDEEDEDDDENDNDNNATSQCDQNLVDSSLPPVDRKQQNLSAMQRMKANCKSEELDQLKTRCEILVRDCIVGLLVQLSLEDFKSMEEELNRAVCWYLSCERYWEDGPLDQRPFPWGLVFVLVMVLSLGVCLCYYIIWILFDSEDHSPIGSNQITAHPSPTHGRHYLQPQSASIYHLQDGGHSATSLNSLGQMSNINVATTGASSGTDLQHTPQIHAAQVQYGDEGGYGYTAEGTNATVADGAAILSGTAGGTEFSELGQSEHYIYVTYPPELKRRLLESCYNRTTRL from the exons ATGTGTTGCATTTTTATAAAATCCCATTTTGTAATCATTGTAACAAAG GTGATAGTGATTTGCTTCCTGTCGATTATACCATGGCCCGGCCCGAGCGTCTTCAAAATATCCTGCTCAAGGGACAGCTCCCGTGTGGTGCGAaagatagtgcaatcgaaatgGTTGCCTATTCTGGAGAAGTACCAGGTCCAACTCCCTCTCGAGTGCCCGTTTCACCCACTGCGCGATATCTTTGGGCCGCAGCAAAGCGCTAAGAAACAGCACCGCCCCAGCCAGTGGACCTGTGGGTTCTGTGGAAAGAGTTTCTTCGAGGAAAAACACCTCGACATGCACTTTGAAAGCCGCCACCGGAGCAACATCAACATGGCGGAAGATGCCGTCTGCCTGGCGGATTACTGCGACATGATGCGTTGTGAAGTACTCATTGCGAAGGACGCAACGCTCTCGTTCGGTGGGGACCCGAACATGATGTCCACCGACATCGAGGTGTGGAGCGAGTCCACCGCATACCGAACGGCGCTCTCAACTTCCGGTCCAAGAGATTTGGCGAAAGTGCCAGTGAG gaAATCATTCTTCCCTAAGATACTACAAACGCTTAAAAATGATATCCTAAATGGGCACAAAACACAAACATCTTCACTCGAGGAGAATCAGCTTGCAAATTGCGATGCTTCCGAACATCGTAAACGCCGAGCGAACAAACATTCTCCCGACGAAG ATGTACTCGATCAACTAGTTAATGTTGACGATGATGGCGACGATGAGGACGAAGAGGATGAGGAGGATGAAGACGACGATGAAAATGATAACGACAATAACGCGACATCGCAGTGCGATCAAAATCTTGTCGACTCCTCGTTGCCACCCGTTGATCGAAAGCAGCAGAATTTGTCGGCAATGCAACGAATGAAAGCTAACTGCAAGTCGGAGGAGCTTGATCAgttgaaaactcgttgtgaaatACTGGTCCGCGATTGCATCGTTGGACTGCTGGTACAGTTATCTCTAGAAGACTTCAAAAGCATGGAAGAAGAGTTGAACCGGGCGGTCTGTTGGTACTTGTCGTGCGAACGATACTGGGAGGATGGACCGTTAGACCAGAGACCCTTCCCATGGGGATTGGTATTTGTGCTAGTGATGGTTCTGTCACTGGGGGTCTGTCTGTGCTACTACATCATATGGATTTTATTTGA CAGTGAGGACCACAGCCCAATTGGAAGCAATCAAATTACTGCTCACCCAAGTCCCACCCATGGAAGACACTATTTGCAGCCCCAGTCGGCTAGTATCTACCATCTGCAAGACGGTGGCCACTCCGCCACTAGTCTCAACAGTCTAGGCCAGATGTCTAACATAAACGTCGCAACGACAGGAGCTTCAAGTGGAACTGATCTGCAACATACACCACAGATCCACGCTGCACAAGTACAATATGGCGACGAAGGCGGGTACGGATACACGGCTGAGGGAACGAACGCAACCGTGGCAGACGGTGCGGCCATCCTAAGTGGGACAGCCGGTGGAACCGAATTTAGCGAGCTAGGACAAAGCGAACACTACATCTACGTTACCTATCCGCCAGAACTGAAACGAAGACTACTAGAAAG
- the LOC129773412 gene encoding uncharacterized protein LOC129773412 isoform X3, protein MWTKSINIEVIVICFLSIIPWPGPSVFKISCSRDSSRVVRKIVQSKWLPILEKYQVQLPLECPFHPLRDIFGPQQSAKKQHRPSQWTCGFCGKSFFEEKHLDMHFESRHRSNINMAEDAVCLADYCDMMRCEVLIAKDATLSFGGDPNMMSTDIEVWSESTAYRTALSTSGPRDLAKVPVRKSFFPKILQTLKNDILNGHKTQTSSLEENQLANCDASEHRKRRANKHSPDEDVLDQLVNVDDDGDDEDEEDEEDEDDDENDNDNNATSQCDQNLVDSSLPPVDRKQQNLSAMQRMKANCKSEELDQLKTRCEILVRDCIVGLLVQLSLEDFKSMEEELNRAVCWYLSCERYWEDGPLDQRPFPWGLVFVLVMVLSLGVCLCYYIIWILFDSEDHSPIGSNQITAHPSPTHGRHYLQPQSASIYHLQDGGHSATSLNSLGQMSNINVATTGASSGTDLQHTPQIHAAQVQYGDEGGYGYTAEGTNATVADGAAILSGTAGGTEFSELGQSEHYIYVTYPPELKRRLLESCYNRTTRL, encoded by the exons GTGATAGTGATTTGCTTCCTGTCGATTATACCATGGCCCGGCCCGAGCGTCTTCAAAATATCCTGCTCAAGGGACAGCTCCCGTGTGGTGCGAaagatagtgcaatcgaaatgGTTGCCTATTCTGGAGAAGTACCAGGTCCAACTCCCTCTCGAGTGCCCGTTTCACCCACTGCGCGATATCTTTGGGCCGCAGCAAAGCGCTAAGAAACAGCACCGCCCCAGCCAGTGGACCTGTGGGTTCTGTGGAAAGAGTTTCTTCGAGGAAAAACACCTCGACATGCACTTTGAAAGCCGCCACCGGAGCAACATCAACATGGCGGAAGATGCCGTCTGCCTGGCGGATTACTGCGACATGATGCGTTGTGAAGTACTCATTGCGAAGGACGCAACGCTCTCGTTCGGTGGGGACCCGAACATGATGTCCACCGACATCGAGGTGTGGAGCGAGTCCACCGCATACCGAACGGCGCTCTCAACTTCCGGTCCAAGAGATTTGGCGAAAGTGCCAGTGAG gaAATCATTCTTCCCTAAGATACTACAAACGCTTAAAAATGATATCCTAAATGGGCACAAAACACAAACATCTTCACTCGAGGAGAATCAGCTTGCAAATTGCGATGCTTCCGAACATCGTAAACGCCGAGCGAACAAACATTCTCCCGACGAAG ATGTACTCGATCAACTAGTTAATGTTGACGATGATGGCGACGATGAGGACGAAGAGGATGAGGAGGATGAAGACGACGATGAAAATGATAACGACAATAACGCGACATCGCAGTGCGATCAAAATCTTGTCGACTCCTCGTTGCCACCCGTTGATCGAAAGCAGCAGAATTTGTCGGCAATGCAACGAATGAAAGCTAACTGCAAGTCGGAGGAGCTTGATCAgttgaaaactcgttgtgaaatACTGGTCCGCGATTGCATCGTTGGACTGCTGGTACAGTTATCTCTAGAAGACTTCAAAAGCATGGAAGAAGAGTTGAACCGGGCGGTCTGTTGGTACTTGTCGTGCGAACGATACTGGGAGGATGGACCGTTAGACCAGAGACCCTTCCCATGGGGATTGGTATTTGTGCTAGTGATGGTTCTGTCACTGGGGGTCTGTCTGTGCTACTACATCATATGGATTTTATTTGA CAGTGAGGACCACAGCCCAATTGGAAGCAATCAAATTACTGCTCACCCAAGTCCCACCCATGGAAGACACTATTTGCAGCCCCAGTCGGCTAGTATCTACCATCTGCAAGACGGTGGCCACTCCGCCACTAGTCTCAACAGTCTAGGCCAGATGTCTAACATAAACGTCGCAACGACAGGAGCTTCAAGTGGAACTGATCTGCAACATACACCACAGATCCACGCTGCACAAGTACAATATGGCGACGAAGGCGGGTACGGATACACGGCTGAGGGAACGAACGCAACCGTGGCAGACGGTGCGGCCATCCTAAGTGGGACAGCCGGTGGAACCGAATTTAGCGAGCTAGGACAAAGCGAACACTACATCTACGTTACCTATCCGCCAGAACTGAAACGAAGACTACTAGAAAG